The Astyanax mexicanus isolate ESR-SI-001 chromosome 7, AstMex3_surface, whole genome shotgun sequence genome has a window encoding:
- the si:ch73-109d9.1 gene encoding uncharacterized protein si:ch73-109d9.1 isoform X2 translates to MSDALIVTFQSQLSIVMETILKSAMFEITKLVEDSFMEEVGHAKQEVELLMRRLQFYESKLKERERRVCCVDCGKTPSSGEKRAEQPAEAHPGADTLCFSLSLREQSGKRPPFSEVWRSAEGLDSCPPPETHTQPHAPTHAQTQAPAQAQTHTQAHVLTQKKTDTPEQSRKQDSVTNTSVQLPQHVLQKLLPNPAVTGNHEHCSSSKPRESHQHKTPGIDFIPSNEIDLTQSNRLMQSIAEKDVAAELSCSPPSPAMKLECEPDLLPIKEEEEMLPVWDCTDDSGPAESELNRRDLGGPWNHEETQLAQMPPGNPPTELDKVHPTSRQRTFSVVAREILTQFQVWQRACYSRNIEWGPITAKIVSALPYLSGKETEVIVRCTKMLHNRRDYLRRRAKDAFLERNAFPVAQRYLVQLQRGDLIQHMNL, encoded by the exons ATGTCGGACGCTCTCATCGTCACCTTCCAGTCCCAGCTCTCTATAGTCATGGAAACGATTCTCAAATCGGCCATGTTCGAGATCACCAAGCTGGTGGAGGACAGCTTCATGGAGGAAGTGGGTCACGCCAAACAGGAGGTGGAGCTGCTGATGAGACGGCTGCAGTTTTATGAGAGTAaactgaaagagagggagaggagggtGTGCTGTGTGGACTGTGGTAAAACTCCAAGCAGCGGTGAGAAAAGAGCAGAACAGCCAGCGGAAGCTCATCCAG GTGCAGATACTCTATGTTTCAGCCTTAGCCTGAGGGAACAGTCTGGGAAAAGGCCTCCATTCAGTGAAGTGTGGAGATCTGCAGAGGGTTTAGATTCATGCCCACCTCCAGAGACTCATACGCAGCCTCATGCTCCAACTCATGCGCAGACTCAAGCGCCGGCTCAAGCGCAGACACATACTCAGGCTCATGTCCTCACACAGAAGAAGACAGACACACCTGAACAGAGCAGGAAGCAGGATTCTGTAACTAACACCTCAGTGCAGCTTCCTCAGCATGTATTACAGAAGCTCCTCCCCAATCCAGCAGTGACGGGAAACCACGAGCACTGTTCCAGCTCCAAACCCAGAGAAAGTCACCAACACAAGACGCCTGGGATTGACTTTATTCCCAGTAACGAAATAGATTTGACCCAGTCTAACAGGTTAATGCAGAGTATAGCAGAGAAAGATGTGGCTGCTGAGCTGTCGTGCTCTCCACCCTCTCCTGCTATGAAACTGGAGTGTGAGCCAGACCTGCTTCCTATTAAAGAAGAGGAGGAGATGCTGCCAGTGTGGGATTGCACAGACGACAGCGGTCCAGCAGAAAGTGAGCTGAACCGCAGAGACCTCGGAGGACCGTGGAACCATGAGGAAACACAG ttggCACAAATGCCTCCAGGAAATCCTCCAACAGAACTGGATAAAGTGCATCCCACAAGCAGACAGAGAACATTCAGT GTGGTGGCGAGAGAGATCCTGACACAGTTTCAGGTTTGGCAGAGGGCCTGCTACAGCAGAAACATTGAGTGGGGCCCCATTACAGCAAAG ATTGTTTCTGCTTTGCCGTACTTGTCTGGGAAGGAGACGGAGGTGATCGTACGCTGTACTAAAATGCTACATAACCGCAGGGATTATCTCCGAAGGAGGGCTAAG GATGCCTTCCTGGAGAGGAACGCGTTTCCTGTGGCACAGAGATACCTGGTTCAGCTTCAGAGAGGAGACCTCATCCAACATATGAACCTGtaa
- the si:ch73-109d9.1 gene encoding uncharacterized protein si:ch73-109d9.1 isoform X3, producing MSDALIVTFQSQLSIVMETILKSAMFEITKLVEDSFMEEVGHAKQEVELLMRRLQFYESKLKERERRVCCVDCGKTPSSGEKRAEQPAEAHPGADTLCFSLSLREQSGKRPPFSEVWRSAEGLDSCPPPETHTQPHAPTHAQTQAPAQAQTHTQAHVLTQKKTDTPEQSRKQDSVTNTSVQLPQHVLQKLLPNPAVTGNHEHCSSSKPRESHQHKTPGIDFIPSNEIDLTQSNRLMQSIAEKDVAAELSCSPPSPAMKLECEPDLLPIKEEEEMLPVWDCTDDSGPAESELNRRDLGGPWNHEETQLAQMPPGNPPTELDKVHPTSRQRTFSIVSALPYLSGKETEVIVRCTKMLHNRRDYLRRRAKDAFLERNAFPVAQRYLVQLQRGDLIQHMNL from the exons ATGTCGGACGCTCTCATCGTCACCTTCCAGTCCCAGCTCTCTATAGTCATGGAAACGATTCTCAAATCGGCCATGTTCGAGATCACCAAGCTGGTGGAGGACAGCTTCATGGAGGAAGTGGGTCACGCCAAACAGGAGGTGGAGCTGCTGATGAGACGGCTGCAGTTTTATGAGAGTAaactgaaagagagggagaggagggtGTGCTGTGTGGACTGTGGTAAAACTCCAAGCAGCGGTGAGAAAAGAGCAGAACAGCCAGCGGAAGCTCATCCAG GTGCAGATACTCTATGTTTCAGCCTTAGCCTGAGGGAACAGTCTGGGAAAAGGCCTCCATTCAGTGAAGTGTGGAGATCTGCAGAGGGTTTAGATTCATGCCCACCTCCAGAGACTCATACGCAGCCTCATGCTCCAACTCATGCGCAGACTCAAGCGCCGGCTCAAGCGCAGACACATACTCAGGCTCATGTCCTCACACAGAAGAAGACAGACACACCTGAACAGAGCAGGAAGCAGGATTCTGTAACTAACACCTCAGTGCAGCTTCCTCAGCATGTATTACAGAAGCTCCTCCCCAATCCAGCAGTGACGGGAAACCACGAGCACTGTTCCAGCTCCAAACCCAGAGAAAGTCACCAACACAAGACGCCTGGGATTGACTTTATTCCCAGTAACGAAATAGATTTGACCCAGTCTAACAGGTTAATGCAGAGTATAGCAGAGAAAGATGTGGCTGCTGAGCTGTCGTGCTCTCCACCCTCTCCTGCTATGAAACTGGAGTGTGAGCCAGACCTGCTTCCTATTAAAGAAGAGGAGGAGATGCTGCCAGTGTGGGATTGCACAGACGACAGCGGTCCAGCAGAAAGTGAGCTGAACCGCAGAGACCTCGGAGGACCGTGGAACCATGAGGAAACACAG ttggCACAAATGCCTCCAGGAAATCCTCCAACAGAACTGGATAAAGTGCATCCCACAAGCAGACAGAGAACATTCAGT ATTGTTTCTGCTTTGCCGTACTTGTCTGGGAAGGAGACGGAGGTGATCGTACGCTGTACTAAAATGCTACATAACCGCAGGGATTATCTCCGAAGGAGGGCTAAG GATGCCTTCCTGGAGAGGAACGCGTTTCCTGTGGCACAGAGATACCTGGTTCAGCTTCAGAGAGGAGACCTCATCCAACATATGAACCTGtaa
- the si:ch73-109d9.1 gene encoding zinc finger protein 500 isoform X1: MSDALIVTFQSQLSIVMETILKSAMFEITKLVEDSFMEEVGHAKQEVELLMRRLQFYESKLKERERRVCCVDCGKTPSSGEKRAEQPAEAHPGADTLCFSLSLREQSGKRPPFSEVWRSAEGLDSCPPPETHTQPHAPTHAQTQAPAQAQTHTQAHVLTQKKTDTPEQSRKQDSVTNTSVQLPQHVLQKLLPNPAVTGNHEHCSSSKPRESHQHKTPGIDFIPSNEIDLTQSNRLMQSIAEKDVAAELSCSPPSPAMKLECEPDLLPIKEEEEMLPVWDCTDDSGPAESELNRRDLGGPWNHEETQVDNFPNLTTVNMPDPTSYLMSYSVKCNPGMSEGIKDEPGQSVHLAVASFPETSSSLEQFESGPFQSFPQGVMVPQELGSDGRGYPPVSPPHHSPQNERLQVCDNLRIKKPHSCVNCGKSFARVGHLRVHMLTHKGKKPFSCLQCNKTFVHNFELKDHERQHTGERPYVCGHCGKSFTRLGNFKQHQNIHTQERLFNCNYCGMTFKRSTHLRVHLRRHSRAGKSCPCRQCGKTFVCVKQLKGHLMKVHGTTMN; the protein is encoded by the exons ATGTCGGACGCTCTCATCGTCACCTTCCAGTCCCAGCTCTCTATAGTCATGGAAACGATTCTCAAATCGGCCATGTTCGAGATCACCAAGCTGGTGGAGGACAGCTTCATGGAGGAAGTGGGTCACGCCAAACAGGAGGTGGAGCTGCTGATGAGACGGCTGCAGTTTTATGAGAGTAaactgaaagagagggagaggagggtGTGCTGTGTGGACTGTGGTAAAACTCCAAGCAGCGGTGAGAAAAGAGCAGAACAGCCAGCGGAAGCTCATCCAG GTGCAGATACTCTATGTTTCAGCCTTAGCCTGAGGGAACAGTCTGGGAAAAGGCCTCCATTCAGTGAAGTGTGGAGATCTGCAGAGGGTTTAGATTCATGCCCACCTCCAGAGACTCATACGCAGCCTCATGCTCCAACTCATGCGCAGACTCAAGCGCCGGCTCAAGCGCAGACACATACTCAGGCTCATGTCCTCACACAGAAGAAGACAGACACACCTGAACAGAGCAGGAAGCAGGATTCTGTAACTAACACCTCAGTGCAGCTTCCTCAGCATGTATTACAGAAGCTCCTCCCCAATCCAGCAGTGACGGGAAACCACGAGCACTGTTCCAGCTCCAAACCCAGAGAAAGTCACCAACACAAGACGCCTGGGATTGACTTTATTCCCAGTAACGAAATAGATTTGACCCAGTCTAACAGGTTAATGCAGAGTATAGCAGAGAAAGATGTGGCTGCTGAGCTGTCGTGCTCTCCACCCTCTCCTGCTATGAAACTGGAGTGTGAGCCAGACCTGCTTCCTATTAAAGAAGAGGAGGAGATGCTGCCAGTGTGGGATTGCACAGACGACAGCGGTCCAGCAGAAAGTGAGCTGAACCGCAGAGACCTCGGAGGACCGTGGAACCATGAGGAAACACAGGTAGATAATTTTCCAAATCTAACTACTGTCAACATGCCAGATCCAACTTCATATTTAATGTCCTATTCAGTCAAGTGTAACCCAGGGATGTCTGAAGGCATCAAGGATGAGCCTGGTCAGTCGGTTCACCTTGCTGTGGCTTCCTTTCCTGAGACATCCAGTTCACTTGAACAGTTTGAAAGTGGACCCTTTCAAAGTTTTCCACAAGGTGTTATGGTCCCTCAGGAGCTCGGATCAGATGGGCGGGGATACCCCCCTGTTTCACCCCCTCATCATTCTCCCCAGAACGAGCGTCTTCAGGTGTGTGATAATCTCCGTATCAAGAAACCGCACAGTTGCGTCAACTGTGGCAAATCCTTCGCTCGGGTGGGTCACCTGAGGGTCCACATGCTTACCCACAAGGGTAAGAAACCCTTCAGCTGCCTCCAGTGCAACAAGACCTTCGTGCACAACTTTGAGCTGAAGGACCACGAGCGGCAGCACACGGGAGAGAGGCCCTACGTCTGCGGCCACTGCGGCAAAAGCTTCACCAGGCTGGGCAACTTCAAGCAGCATCAGAACATCCACACACAGGAGAGGCTCTTCAACTGTAACTACTGCGGCATGACCTTCAAAAGATCCACTCACCTAAGGGTCCACCTGAGAAGACACAGCCGAGCGGGGAAGAGCTGTCCCTGCCGTCAGTGCGGGAAGACCTTCGTGTGCGTCAAGCAGCTGAAGGGCCATCTCATGAAAGTACATGGAACAACAATGAACTGA